A segment of the Bacteroidales bacterium genome:
AGGATTAAACAACTCTTTCAGTATTACAATTACTGACTCTGACATGTACATTTTTGAAAACGTAAATAAAATTGTTGATTTCATTCAACAGAATACAAACAAATAGAAAATATCAATTACTGGATAATCCCTTAACTCATCTGAATATTAATTTAGATGAGCATAAGGGAGATACCCAGTTATCTTTTTTGCATTATGGTTCGTAGTCTAAATGATTTTGCCAGAAAACATTCATTTGCCGGAACTTTTAACAAAGTAGGTTTGTATCGTGATGTACTCCATTTTTATAATCACGAATGCAGTTTACCTTTTGTATATGGTATATCCGGGCTTTTTGGTTTCTCTTATTATTCCATAAAGAATAATTTTGGATCAACCGAAAATAGTAAACAAAACAATGATTTATATCCTGACTTTAAACTCCCTCCTTTTTATACATCAGGAGACTATTTTTTTGGTTTTAATAATGCACTCCGCGCAACAAATGTATGGTGCCAGAGGGGTGCAAAAATTGATAAATTAGAATTTTTCGAACTTATCAAAACCTATATAAATGAAGGAAGACCTATTGCTATTGATGTTGAACAAACAAGTTGGTTTAAGTTGACAAAATTAGCAACGGTTTCCGATGATGCATATAAGTCAGAATTTTTAAGTTATGAGAATTTTTTGTTGAATACAACTTATAAAATTGGTGATTATAGCATCTTTTGCATTGGATATGACGATCAGGAATCTACTTTTCAAATACTTGACACACACACCTCTCAACCAATAACAATTAGTTTTGAAGATTTATACACCTGTACAAATCAGCATGACACATTTTGCCCACCAGCCAATAAATGGTATGTTTTTTATGTTCCCCCAGAACTTCCTGAAAAAAGAAATATGGTTTCATTTTCCATATCAAATACTATCAATTTAATGACTAATCCTCTTAAAACAGATAATTCATTGTTTTTTGGAATCAAAGGTCTTGAATTATTTTCTGCGGAACTAAAAAACACATATAACTCTTTCGAGAAAGAAGATATAGATAGGCTTACCTCCTATTTGCTTTATTCCAGTTGCTCGTTAAACTCTATTCATGATTACAACAGATTAATGTTTTCTGAGTTCTTGAATGAATCTGCCAAACTGCTAAATAATAAGAAATTGGAAAACGTTGGTAAAGAGTATAAAAATTTATCAGCTAATTGGAATGATTTTTTTTCAATTTTAGGTAATAAAGATTATTCAAAAGAAAATAATAGAACTAATGCGTTTTCAATTCTTGATAAGATAATTGAAAAAGAAAAAAGCACAATAAATTTATTACAGGAATCACTTTAAAGTTTTATAAATCAAATGGCTGAAGCACTAATAAGAAATATAATTCCTGGTTATCAACACAAACTTGGTTCACATTGCTCATCACTACAAATGAGTAATATTCTCAGATATAATGGGCTTGAGGTATCAGAAGAATTGTGCTTTGGTATTGGAGCCGGCTTGGGTTTTATTTACAGAAAAGCCTTTAATCCACCACTTTACTTTATTCTTGGGCGTAGTGATGAATTGGAAGAAAAAATTTGTTACCATCTGGGGGGGATT
Coding sequences within it:
- a CDS encoding DUF4872 domain-containing protein, with the translated sequence MVRSLNDFARKHSFAGTFNKVGLYRDVLHFYNHECSLPFVYGISGLFGFSYYSIKNNFGSTENSKQNNDLYPDFKLPPFYTSGDYFFGFNNALRATNVWCQRGAKIDKLEFFELIKTYINEGRPIAIDVEQTSWFKLTKLATVSDDAYKSEFLSYENFLLNTTYKIGDYSIFCIGYDDQESTFQILDTHTSQPITISFEDLYTCTNQHDTFCPPANKWYVFYVPPELPEKRNMVSFSISNTINLMTNPLKTDNSLFFGIKGLELFSAELKNTYNSFEKEDIDRLTSYLLYSSCSLNSIHDYNRLMFSEFLNESAKLLNNKKLENVGKEYKNLSANWNDFFSILGNKDYSKENNRTNAFSILDKIIEKEKSTINLLQESL